The region aattgtatgttcagtaaatgcactcaatacttggtcgggactccttttgcatcaattactgcatcagttgcggcgtggcatggatttgatcatcctgtggcactgctgaagtgttatggaagcccaggttgctttgatagcagcctttagctcgtctgcattgttgggtctggtgtctctcatcttcctcttgacaataccccatagattctctatggggataaggtcaggcgagtttgttgccaatcaagcacagtgatattgttgtatataaaccaggtattggtacttttgtcagtgtggacaggtgccaagtcctgctggagaatgacatttccatctctaaaaagcttgtctgcagagggaagcatgaagtgctctaaatttgCCTGGTAGACGACGgcagcgctgactttggtcttgataaaacacagtggacctacctcCAATTTTCAGATatagattttaaattttttttccgaaaaccctgtatcatttcctttacacgtcCCAAATACAAATAGTTGCTACTTTGTTTtgctatatcacataaaatcctaataaaatacGCTTAAATTTGTGGGTGTATCATGAAAAAATGttaaaaagttcacagggtatgaatactttttcacggCACTGTATGTTAATACAGACTTTTGTGTTAAACCTGGACAACCCTAAGATTGTCATCAACGTTAAATGAATTTCAGACAGACCGCATATAGTTGTGAGATCGTCCGACCTATTATCTGTATCATGGCTTTCCACTGACGGGAGATGTCAGGGGAAAGAAGAATCGGGCATATTGAATTTCATCATGCCCAATCCATTTGATCTAAATGAAGTTAAGCTGAAGCAGAGAGAGGGGTCTGGCATCGATTTATGACTCTCTCCCCATTGAGAACATATGTATGCTTGGCCAAACATTCGTAGGGTTGATGGGTTGTGAGGAACAGCTGTTGGCTGACTGAAAAATTCAGGACCTGTTTGCTGCCTTGGTCAAAGATAGAAAAAAAATAGACATTTTTCATTATTTATATTGACAGTCTAATAACAACCCCTATCAAAATAAAGACTTTTTATGTGAAAAATCTAAATTCCTTAATTTAATATGACATTCATATGTTATGTCAATGTCACTTTTTGATTATACCTTCCTTATGTAGTAGTAGTAAAGCTGTCCATGAGTGGAGGATGGGTCACGTACCTTCTGTGCCCAATGCAGGAGTATACCAATTCCACAATGTGATGCTGTATGGTGgtaaaaggcaacctgtcaccagattttttccGTATAAAATATGGCCACCATCATTAGGGCATCTTTTATAGCATACTGGAATGTTGTAAAAAAAGTCCCCAATCCCCTGTGCAGATCCCAAAAAGACATTTTATTATAATTGCGACAGAGCAGTCCGGTAAgatgggcatctctggtcttgatccggcgcctcctctcttcttgcgatcGTCGTCCCCCTTCCCTttttcatgtggatgatgcatcctatgtaattcacacagtgtcctccatcgcgCTCCTGGGCAGGCGCACATCTCTCTGCTCTCCTCTCGgcggagcaaagtactgtagtgcgcatgcgccggctttactTCCAGGTCATCGGCGCTCTTTTCTTTTTCTGACACATGCGCACTACAGGACTTTACTCTGCAGGACAGAGAggagtgcgcctgcgcaggagcacggtgGAGGCATGACGTAGGaggtgtcatccacacaaagcagtgAAGTAGGATGGCGATCATAAGAAGGAGGCGCCGGGtcaagaccagagatgcccatcAGACCAGATTGCGCTGTAGGAGTGTATAATAAAAGGCCTTATTTGGGATCTGGATTTGGGACTTTTTTATACAGAATTCCAGTATGCTGTAAAAGCagccctaatggtggtggccgtaTTTTATAggaggaaaacctggtgacaggttccccttcaaGGATAAATCTTCACGTCAGCCGTGACTCCTTGATTTCCTATAAAGCTATAAAATAAGTAGATGTTGAAATCTGAAACAAAGCCTTATACGCTCTTATGTCTGCAGGTATATTTTACAGCTCCGGTTGACCTGATAAAAGTGAGATTACAGAATCAAACGGAGTCGTTCAAACAAGGGAAGCCGGACTATCTACAGGCTCGGTATCGTGGTCCTGTTCACTGTGCTGTGAGCATATTCAAAGAAGAAGGCATTAGGGGTCTGTATAGGGGGTCCAATGCACTGATTGTACGCGACGTGCCCACTCTTGGATTATATTTCTTAACATATGAAGTCCTTTGCAAATGGATGACTAGTGATGGTGAAATACCAGGTAAGACTATTAGAGAGTTTACACTGGTGAGTGACAGATTTACAGGGGGGGAAATAACTATTTGACATATAATTGTTAGTCTGTCACGCCATTGGCTATGCAGATAACTGATAACTATAAAAGTGTCGAGACACTTTAAGGAGAGTCACAATCAATCCTGCAATGGTCTCACTTTCTTTGTTATCCAAATTGTGCAAAAACATTGGAGAGGCGGAAATTATATGGAACAAATGTCTCAGGCAGAATCAAAGTGGATCTTCCTATTAAACTGTCTGGCCTCAAAAGGCCTACATTTTGGTATAGAACTACATGCCCTTTAAAGGGAgtccgtcacccccaaaatcgtatatgagctgccaccggcatcaggggcttatctacagcattctgtaatgctgtagataagcccccgatgtaacctgaaagatgagaaataaaggttagattatactcacccaggggcggtcccgctggggtccggatccgatgggcgtcgcggtccggtccgaggcctcttatcttcatacgatgatgtcctcttcttgtcttcttgccgtggctccggcacaggcgtactttgtcctgttgagggcagagcaaagtactgcagtgcgcaggcgccgggaaaggtcagagaggcccagcacctgcgccctgctgtactttgctctgccctctacaaggcagacaaagtacgcttgcgccggagccgcagcgtgaagataagaagaggacgtcatcgtatgaagataggaggtgctggaccggaccgcgacgcccatcggacccggaccgcagcaagaccgcccctgggtgagtataatataacctttatttctcacctttcaggttacatcgggggcttatctacagcattacagaatgcttattTTACACTAAAGAAAAAGAGTATCAATAACACCAAGAGAGTAACTAAAAAGTTAATCTTTATTAAACATATACCAAAATTACATATAACATAAAAATACAGGAAGAGGAGGAAACAAAACAGGTACACAAAGGGAAGATCACTTGTCCACTATATGATCTGGGAGAGCACATGAATATATGATTCGATCAATGGTCAGAAAAAAGAGACCGGGTGCACAGGTATTCCTGATCATGCAGTAATCTCACAGGTGTCATAGGCACAGCACCACCAAGTCCATTCAACACATATTTTGTCAAGAACAATGCTCACCCGTAGTAAGTCAGGACAATCCGGTGACCTTCCCACGATCCCTGACGGGCATTTCGCCGTCTGGATATACTGGGAGGGTTTTCATGGTAGTATACCCTTGGCCATTGATGACATGATGTGCTTGATGATTATTGTttgagcattacagaatgctgtagataagcccctgataccggtggccgccgctcatatacgattttgggggtgacagattccctttaaacactgtttaataaatatatatatatatatatatatatatatatatatgatcctaTAATAAAActtaataaaattaacatttttataattttacttttaaaataatataaaattCCATCTTAATCATCAACTATATTATTTATAACTAATTTTATGTATTAATATCAATGAAAAATTGTAAGGTTGTTGTTTTATTCATTTACTGACACTGTGGATTCACTCCATCAATACAACCATCTGGTATGCAGTGAATCTCATATTAGTGGATTAAGGGATAGCTACTGCCAAGTGCTTGGAGACAGGGGCGGAAACACATTGTTTAGCTTCTTGGTTCTTCAGAGCCTCCATACTATTGTGACATCACAAGCTGTCTCTAGCACTGTTGGCCATTTTTTCTGCcgggtatccagggacgctaccggccggagcgctccTGGCTCTACATGTGCAGTTCCCGCTCCACGGAGAGATTCATTGATCTATAAACCACGCTCTACGTCCACCTGCTTCTATTTATGAGCCGGATATTCTCAGCAGCAGCACGGATTCCATACACTGTTATTCCGATGGTGCAACTACATGGTATGTAACCCTTTCCTTAAACTTCAACCATCCTGCCCCGCTATATACATTGTATGTTAACCATCACTCTCGGTCTAACTCCACTAAGTGGGCAGTTAGCAGTTTTTATACTTATCAGTTACCTGCATAGCCAATAGCACGACAGACTAACAATTAcggtatatttcattttttttctttggtcAACAATTTGGCTTTATCACACAGAATCCAAGGTCTGTCTGCAGCATATTCTCCCCCACTCCTCTATCTCTATTTCCTTAGTGTAGGCGCTGGTGTTCTTCGTATTTCATttcaaaataagtatttgatacactgccgactttgcaagttttcccacccacaaagaatggagaggtctgtaatttgtatcgtaggtacactacgactgtgagagacagaatctaaaaaaaatccagaaaataacattgtatgatttttacttaattaatttgcattttattgcatgaaataagtattggatACAATGGaataacagaacttaatatttggtacagaaacctatgtttacaattacagaggtcagacctttcctgtagttcttgaccaagtttgcacacactgcagtagggatttaggcccactcctccatacagatcttctccagatctttcaggttttggggctgttgctgggcaacattgagtttcagctcccttcaaagattttctaatgggttcaggtctggagactggctaggccactttcggaccttgaaatgcttcttacggagccactccttagttgacctcgctgtgtgttttgggtcagtgtcatgatggaagacccagccatgacccatattcaatgctcttactgagaggaGTTTGTTGACTAAAATCTCACAAAACATTactccatccatccttccttcaatactgtgcagtcgtgttgtcccctttgcagaaaagcacctcgaacgtatgatgtttccaccactatgcttcactatgctgattcctgacctttcccagaatcatccttaccccacaaggcgagataTTGCATGGAGCTCCaggctgaggaagattgacagtcatcttgtgttccttccattttctaataattgtgccaacagttgttgccttctcaccaagctacttgcctattgtcctgtagcccatcccagccttgtgcaggtctacaattttgtccctggtgacttagacagctctttggtcttggccacggtggagaggttggagtgtgattgagtgtctggacaggtgtcttttatacaggtaacgacttcatacagaaaaactaacaggtctgtgagagccagaatttttgCTGGTAGGTATGTGATCAAATAcgtttttcatgcaataaaatgctatttaattatttaaagatcatacaatgtgattttctggtttttatatttagattctgtctctcacagttgcagtgtacttacgataaaaattacagacctctccattttttgtagttgggaaaatttgcaaaatcgtcaatatatcaaatacttattttccccactgtatgtagtaAAGAAAGTAAAGCAAAACTCTGTGACAAAAGTCTATATCAGGGCCATATATGCATTTTGTGTTTGCAGTTATTGTAGCCTTTATGCTTGAGGGCAAagtcttgttctttttttttcttgtttcctttttttgcatattttatttTAATCTATTAAATGTATTAACTGAGACAAATAAACATGCAGATCCCATCTGACACCCATCTGCAGATTACAAGATGCCTCACTAGTTTTAAAAGTAGGTCTACATGCACTCTCCTACAGAGAGGTGTCCATGAGCATTTCATAATGTTAAATGCTAAATGTCCAAAGCGAACCACTCTGCCATTGGCGGAGTTACCATTCAATCTACTGTGCCTAATGCTATATCAAAATTAGTGTAATTAAAAAAGTATGTAACACTCTGCAGTGAAACCCCTAAATTAAAGGACTTTTGTATTTTCAGAAAACTCCCGTCCACATGTGCAGTTTGCTGAAAAAACAATCTGTGCTTACTCACCCTTCTTGGGTCCTGCGCTGAGTCTCCGCCATTGCTCCcggtatctgttattgtctgcagatcTAACGCCATATCAACAACACGGCAACAAACTAGTGAGCTTAATGGCTCCTAGAGGCTCCACTAGTTAGTCAGGGCCAATGAGCTCACTGTTTGGCTGCAATGTAGTAAACGTAATATGAATAACAAAAAAGAGCTTTACCCACCCTCCTCAGGTCCAGTCTCCAACACTGTTCGCAATGTCTGTTATTGGATACAAATCTGCTGCCACAGGGTCTCTAGTGCTTCCATAACCCTTTTAAAGAGCCTTTCCACAAGACGTAGAATTTACAGGCAAACAAGAATCGTTACCAAAAGGAAGACTCTTTTGGAAAAGATTCTAGTTTTCTTTTATATTCTACGTCATATGGTGGGGATCTTTAAAGCGTTAATATTGACTTATAGTATATCTACAGGATAGGTGTTGATCAGTGGGGGACCCACTTCTGGAACCTACCCCAATTggcagaatggggaacttttatccttACCTGATGATCCATTTATTATGTATGGGAATGCCAAATCACTGTGCTTGGCTTTTTCTGGCACCCCGTTAAAATAATAGATTGTTTGTTGAGTATCCAAACTACTGTGCCATTTTGTATTGGGGTTAAAGTTCCCCATCTAGTTTAAAGTTCCTCGATCTCCTGGTCGGTGCAGGTCCAAACAGTGGGACATCCAGTGATCAGCAAATTAGGTGATAACTGGTTTtcactggacaagccctttaatataGTGCCACAACACTGTGTAAAACCATGGGTGTTTTACAACACTGTCATAACTAGAGGAACATTCTATATTATTAGAAACATAATAACAATGTTTAGTTACATTTAGTAAAACATTTGTATGATATCCTTTTACATTAGACTCCTGGACTATGCTCTTTGCTGGTGGTTGTGCCGGGACAGCAGGATGGGCAGCTGCAAACCCAATGGATGTAATAAAGAGCCGCTTGCAGATGGATGGGATGAAAGGTGTCCAATATCGGGGTATACTTGACTGTACTTGCAAGAGCATAAAACAAGAAGGGCTCCGAGTGCTGTGTAAAGGACTCACCGTAAATAGCCTTCGTGCCTTTCCTGTTAACGCAGTCACTTTTCTAAGTTATGAAAAGTTGCTAGAGAACTTTCGATAAATTTGTCGCCAACTATAGTTAGTTTCAGCCAATAGTTTTTGTCATCTGTTACGACACTAGCAAAATGACCTAAAATCCTCCAGGACTCAACCAGAGCTctttaaaaaacaacaaaacaaacacaaaaaaagaacAGAAAGAAAAATTTAGAGTGAAGTACCTACAGTTTCAGTGTCCAATATGCTTGTATATTACTGGAAAGCCTTGAAAGAtgcaactcccccccccccccccccctaaaatatGGCAATTGAGACCAGCAAAACTTTCAATCATTTTGGGATTAGTGCACTAGAACTGGAGTTATCAGGATTCCCTTTTTGTGATGATATGCATTTGAAAATAAATCCGACTTCTACAAAGGTATCAGAAAATACAGCAGCCAATGTGCAGGGAAACAGATGTGATCCAAGAGTTACAAAACCCTGCCTATAATTATAGCCAAAGAATCCAACAAAGCAGATAACCTATGCCAGAAAGATCGTACTTAGTCTtaaatttttattttaaccccttaatgacagccaatacgtcttttaactgacctgagatataagagaatagccttcccatacaggtgacaatccagcagccgtcagctgtacactatagctgacaacttgctgcatcagccacgatcagtgtttgcaccgtacatatctgtttaaccccttagatgctgcagtaaatagtgactacatcattatatatggttaacagagtgtgggggctttctctttatcccaattggtgccctcagatcatgattgtgtggtcctgatgtttgccgtggcaattcacgaccaaatagcggccttggagtctgacggctgttgtaacctgttcagaagttagaggcatttaggtggcaaaaatacacattttcatttctgtcatgccactttgcattaattcctgtaaagcacatgaagggttaataaactacctgactgcagttttcgatatgtcagggggtgctgtttttaaaatggtatcacgttttggggtttcccaatatatgagacccctaaagtcacttcaaacacggaaaagtccctaaaaaaatttttttgtacatttccttgaaaaaaatgaaaaattactgctacatttttaaacctcctaaaatgctaacaaaataaaataacattttacaaatggtgctgatgtaaagcaggcatgttggaaatgttatttattaatgggttGATGTGGTATGACtatttggattaaagggataatcattcaaattttgaaaattgctaatttttttacatttttctaaaatttttgataattttttagatataaacacaaaacatattgacctaaatttaccattatcataaa is a window of Ranitomeya variabilis isolate aRanVar5 chromosome 2, aRanVar5.hap1, whole genome shotgun sequence DNA encoding:
- the SLC25A45 gene encoding solute carrier family 25 member 45; the protein is MPSAEFIAGWISGALGLVVGHPIDTVKVRLQTQSRYRGILDCILKTYKKETILGFFKGMSFPVGSVAVSNSLMFGSYSNALLYITGKECKDWRNPPESHHVFLAGSFAGLVQVYFTAPVDLIKVRLQNQTESFKQGKPDYLQARYRGPVHCAVSIFKEEGIRGLYRGSNALIVRDVPTLGLYFLTYEVLCKWMTSDGEIPDSWTMLFAGGCAGTAGWAAANPMDVIKSRLQMDGMKGVQYRGILDCTCKSIKQEGLRVLCKGLTVNSLRAFPVNAVTFLSYEKLLENFR